One Siniperca chuatsi isolate FFG_IHB_CAS linkage group LG1, ASM2008510v1, whole genome shotgun sequence genomic window, GTGAAATTCCAGTCAGTCAACTCAAAAgtcaaatacaaaaagaaaaaagtttacAGAGAGATTATTAACAAACAGCTGAATCCTGACCTGAGAATTTCCAGTGTACAATATGGACTCTCCAATCCAGCAGACAACAGTTCCattcctgaatcctgcaggccattgttactcaggtccagctctctcagactagaggactgggagctgagaactgaagacagagcttcacagcttctctgTGACAGCTTACAGCCAGACAGCCTGAAAAGGAATTTCAGTCAGTCCATTCAATAATTAATATCTGTAGTACATAAGAGCTCAGAGGGTCATCATTTTCAAATAACAGAACACTAACCTGAGAATATCCAGTCTGCAGTGGAGACTCTGTAGTCCAGAAGACAGCAGcctcactcctgaatcctgcaggttgttgttactcaggtccagctctctcagactagagggTTTGAAGCTGAAAActgaggacagagcttcacagcttctctctgataGTTTACAGCCAATCAGCCTAAAGTGAAATTCCAGTCAGTCAACTCACAGgtcaaatataaaaagaaaaaagtttacAGAGAGATTATTAACAAACAGCTGAATCCTGACCTGAGAATTTCCAGTGTACAGTATGGACTCTTCAGTCCAGCAGACAACAGTTCCattcctgaatcctgcaggcagttgttactcaggtccagctctctcagactagaggactggAAGCTGAGAACTGAAGACAGAGCTTCAGAGCTTCTCTCTGACAGCTTACAGCCAGACAGCCTGAAGAAGAATTTCAGTCAGTCCATTCAATAATTAATATCTGTAGTACATAAGAGCTCAGAGGGTCATCATTTTCAAATAGCTGAACACTAACCTGAGAATTGCCAGTCTGCAGTGGAGACTCTGTAGTCCAGAAGACAGTAGcctcactcctgaatcctgcaggttgttgttactcaggtccagctctctcagactagagggTTTGAAGCTGAAAACTGAGGACAGAGCTTCAGAGCTTCTCTCTGATAGTTTACAGCCAATCAGCCTGAAGAGGAATTTTCAGTCAGTCAAATCACagatcaaatataaaaaagaataaaagctTGCTGGGTTCATCAAGCAGTTAAGTCTAGACCTGAGAGtatccagtctgcagtgtggactcccCAGTCCAGCAGACAACAGCTTCACTCCTGCATCTTGCAGgtcgttgttactcaggtccagctctctcagactagagTTAGAGCTGAGAACTGAAGAgagagcttcacagcttctctcaGAGAGGTTACAGCCACTCAACCTATAAAGGATTTTTGGTCAGTCCATTCAATAATTAATATCTGTAGTAAATAAGAGCTCACAGGGTAATCATGTTCAATTAGCCGAACACTAACCTGAGAATTGCCAGTGTACAGTGTGGACTCttcagtccagcagacagcagcttccaTCCTGAATCTTGCAGGTTGTTGTTACTCAgatccagctctctcagactagagggCTGGGAGCTGAGCACTGAGGATAGAGCTCCACAGCTTCTCTGTGAGAGGTTACAGCCACTCAGCCTGAAGAGGATTAagcaatacaaaataaaacaatctcaaaatttacttttagttttattccttgacaaaaaacaaaaactacatttaatCTGGATTGTtatatgtgtgcacatacagagCTTTGTTGGAGTCTTGGACCACTGACAGCAGCTTCAGAAGAGCCTCCTCTGAAGCAGAGTATTTGTTCAGGTCAAACACATCTAGATCtttttctgatgacagtaagatgaaAACCAGAGCCGACCACTGAGTAGGAGAGAGTTTATCTGTGGAGAGACTTCCTGAATTCAGGTAATGTTGGATCTCCTCCACTAGAGAACGGTCATTCAAttcattcagacagtggaacagattgatgcttttctctgcagacAAATTCTCACTGATCTTCTTTTTAATGTACtggcatgttttctttttggtcTGTGAGCTACTTTCTATCTGTGTCAGCAGGCCACGTAGGAGACTCTGATTGGTCTCTAGTGAAAGACCAAGGAGGAAGCGGAGGAACAAGTCGAGGTGTCCGTTTGGACTCTGTAAGGCCATATCCACAGCACTCtcataaaaatgtgttgatttgcCTCCAAACACTTCAGACCACcaggatgttgtttgttcttctgCCATCAGATTGACACCAGAGTTCACGAATGTCAGATGGACatgaagagcagccagaaactcctgaacgctcAGATGTACGAAGCAGAACACCTTGTCCTGGTACAGCCCTCTTTCCTCTTtaaagatctgtgtgaacactccTGAGTACAATGAGGCTGCTCTGATATCGATGCCAcactctgtcaggtctgattcatagaagatcaggttgcctttctgcagctgctcaaaagccagttttcccagagactcaatcatcttcctgctcttTTCATTCCACTGTGGATCTGTCTCCGCTCCTCCATCATACTTGATGttcttcagtttggactgaaccaccaggaagtggatgtacatctcagtcagggtcttgggcagctctcctccctctctggtcttcaacacctcctccagaactgtagcagtgatccagcagaagactgggatgtggcacatgatgtggaggcttcgcgatgtcttgatgtgggagatgattctgctggcCTGTTCCTCATCTCTGAATCTCTGCCTGAAGTAGTCCTCCTTCTGTAGGTCAGtgaaccctctgacctctgtcaccatgtcaacacactcaggagggatctgattggctgctgcaggtcgtgtggttatccagaggcgagcagagggaagcagttTCCCCCtaatgaggtttgtcagcagcacgtCCACTGAGGTGGACTTTGTAACATCAGTCAGGATCTCATTCCTCTGGAAGTCCAGAGGAAGTCGACACTCATCCAGAccgtcaaagatgaacacaacctggaactcttcaaacctgcagattcctgcttctttggtttcagtaaagaagtgatgaacaagttccaccaagctgtacttttcctctttcagcacattcagctctctgaaagtgaatggaaatgtgaagtgtatgtcctggttggctttgtcttcagcccagtccagagtgaacttctgcgTTAAGACTGTTTTCCCGATGCCAGCCACTCCCTTTGTCATCACTGTTCTCACTGGTTCATCTCTTCCAGGTGAGGGTTTAAAGATGTCTTCTTTTTtgattgttgtttctggtcTGTCTGATTTCCTGCATGctgtttcaatctgtctgacctcatgttCATGATTGACCTCTccagtccctccctctgtgatgtagagctctgtgtagatctgATTCAGAGGGGTTGGGTTTCCTGCTTTAGGAATCCCCTCAAAAACACACTGGAACTTCTTCTTCAGGTTAGACCTGAGTTTACGTTGGCACACTGCAGCATGAGTTCCTGaataagcaaaaaacaaattaaaatcagtGAGTGGATCGTGCAGAAAATCAGAGAATTCAAACATTTAAGAGTGGTTGTATAGTTTTCCTCCTCCATCAGTTTTATTCAGCTCATCGGTGGAGGACAAACAGCCTCTGATCTGATGCAGATGTGTACAGCATATTTACAGCAGAATTTTGAAAAGAGGAAATGGAGGCAACGTGGGACCTCCCATGTTGCTTCCATTTCCTCTTTTCATCATTAAAATCCTCTTACCGCTCTGTAGACAGTCAGCCAGCTTTTCCTGATTCATTCTcctcaggaagtgcagtgtgatcttcaaaaatgcctctctgctcctccttctctgctctTTATCCTCACCGTCCAACACCTCATCAtcctccctctgactctctAAGCATTCTGGATAATCTGGACTCAGAACCTTCTGGACTCTCTTCAGCTCACTCTTCACAAAAGTGACaatgttctcctccagcagctggaacAGTAAGGTAAACcacatttaaatgttcatcACGGACCAATAAATCCTTGTTGATATAATATCATAATTTGTTAAtggattatattttgtgttgttaATCGGCCAAATTTCTTCTTACCCCGTGCATATGTTAAGTGAACCAGAATCATTCTAGCGTGCCCACTATTTGCAATCAGCATACTGCCACTGTTTACATATTGTTATCTATTAAAGccttttttaatgaatgccgtTTTAATATGCTATGCATTTAGTTAAAAGGTGtgtctttacattttctaaGACAGCCGGGCCTTCATCATTTGTGTGTACTCATGGCCTGAGGCAGTTCTATATTTGTACGCAGAGTACGAACACATTCAGGTAAGAAAATATTGATGAATCACGGATTTGTGCGTAAAACCTTCGTACACACGGTTTAAGAACAGATTTGTTCAGAACAATCAGAACACCCAGCTAAATCAATGGTGAGCACTGCAAATGCTGCACCCCAGACATGTGGCCATATCGAGGCCGGTTGTGAAGAGGACTGCATCTTTCCTATTGTCCCAGTCCAAGTGAAGAGCCAAGGAAGTGTCTGGCTTGGACAAGGATGACTTAACTAAGTTGCCTAATGTTTTCACACAGAATGCATGCCTGTGACCAAACTGAATATTCCCAAGCAAGAAGATGTTGATCAATGGCCATACTTGGGGGCTACTGACTCTGACATTGACTTGCTTATTGGAACGAACGCATCAAAGGTGATAGAACCAGGGGAGCTGGTTAATAGCCAGGGAGGTGGACCCAATGCAGTTAGAACCAAAGTGGGATAGGTTCTTAATGGTCCACTTTGAGGTGGAAACGACAGCAGGAAACAAACTGGATGTACTTCTGTAAGTACCAATCGAATTTCCATTGCAAACATTGAGTATATGCTGGTTGATAAATATAACCATGATTTTAGAGAGAAGTTATCAGGGGAACAGGCTGAAATGTCAACAAAAGACATTAAGTTTATGAATATTGCTGACAGCTCAGGAGTGCTGAAAGGTGGCCATTACTCCCTTGACCTACCTTTCAGACATGAAAACTCTGTCTTACCAAACCACTGTATTGCAGAACAGCGCCTAATGAGCCTGAAGTGGATCTTTGGAAGGAATGAAAGATTTCAagaagaatatatatattttctcagTGATGTAATCGATCAAGGCTATGCTGAGATTGTTCCAGCAGACCACCTGAATCAGAGTGATGGAAAGGTCTGGTATATTCCACATCACGGGGTATACCACCCCAGGAAAGTAAAGTTGAGAGTAGTGTTTGACTGTGGAGCAGTGTACAACATCACTAAATTGCCAACTGTTACCAGGTCCCAATCTTACAAACTAACCCTCATCGGTGTCCTTATCAGATTCCGACAGGAGCCTGTTGTAGTGATGGCAGATATCCAGGTGATGTTCAATCAGGTCAGATCCTCAGAAAAGGACAAACttcctctgttttctgtgttggcCTCAGGATAATACCAAGCAAACTCCAGTGGAATATCGCATGACCGTTCACCTGTTTGGAGCTGTGTCTTCACCGAGTTGCGCAAATTATGCTTCAACCAGTCTCAGTTCTCTACAGAAGTGGTCAGTACCATCAACTGCAATTTCTGTGTGGATGACTGCTTAAAATCTTTGTCTTCAGAGGAGGAAGCAATACAGATGGTAAAAGACCTGACTGACCTTTGTTGTAAAGGGGGATTTAACCTTTTAGTGTCAAGGGTTTAGTGTGTCAgtcacacatgctcacacaccaaaggcacagcccttgggagcaatttggggttcagtatcttgcccaaggacactttgacatgtgtgCTAAGGGAAACTGGGATTGATGAGCTGACCTTCCAATTAgcggacgacccgctctacctccaaGGACGACCACAGACAAGAATAGGCATCCTGTCAGTGGTCAGTTCCTTGTATGATTCCCTGGGATTTCTTGCACCTTTTACTCTGCCAGCCAGGACACTGTTACAGGAGTTGTGCAAGAGGAGTTATGGATGGGATGAAAAAATTCCATAGCCCTTCTCTCAACAGTGGTTCAAATGGCTACAGGGTCTTGAAAAGATAGCAGAGTTTAAAGCGGATCATTGCTTCAAGCCCAAAGATTTTGGAAAACCCATCAGTACACAGCTGCACCACTTTTCTGATGCCAGTCAAGAGGGATATGGTACTGTGTCTTTTCTGAAGTTGGAGAACAGTGACAAAAGGATGCATGTTGTATTCCTCTTTGGAAAAGCCAGAGGTGCACCACTAAAGCAAACCACTATTCCCCAGATGGAACTCACAGGTGCTGTTTTTGCTGTGTGAGTTGATAGAATGAGAGTTCAATGGCAAAGATCAACTTTTTGAACAGACAGTACAACAGTCCTAATATATATCAGCAATGAAACTAAGCATTTTGACACCTTTATTGTAAATAGAACAGCTTTCATAATAGATGCAACTGGTGTTGAACAATGGAGGTTCTAAAGAGAATCCAGATGAATGTAAGTGGATGACTTTCTGATAAACAAAAGGTGGATTCACGGTTGAGTTTCTCTCAAAGCCAGATGAGGAATGGCCTAAATCTGACTTGGATCTCAGTGTGATTTCTTCTGGTGACACAGAGATCAAGATAGATCTGGCAGTCAACTTCATTGCCAGAGACACAGAAAATTACACCAACTATCTGATCAACTACTTCTCAACTTgtatgaaactgaaaacaactgtGACCTGGTTTCTGAGACTGAAACAATTGCCAAAGTTAATGAGacgtaaaagaaaagaaatccaTGCCACTGTCAGCATCATTGAAAATGACCCGgagaaacaaaagacaacatTGGAGAAAAGAACGCACAAAGTCAAAACCACAATCAGTACACAAGGTTTGTGTCCTGAAGAAGCCAAAGCAGAAAAGgcaattatttgttttgtgcaagGTCAAAGGTTCAAACACGAAATTACCTTATTGAAAGCTGGTATTAATGTCAAGAAAGACAGTCAACTTTCCAAACTTGATCCAGTATGGGAGGATGGAGTACTGAGAGTGGGTGGTCATTTGAGTAGAGCAGCAATGTCAGAAGAAACTAAAACACCCTGTGATCCTGTCTAAGGATCTGCATGTTTCCTCTCTTATTCTGCACCTAATCCATAAACAGTGAGGACATGGAGGAAGGAATCACATGCTGTGCTGgtctcaggaaaaaaaaaattggataaCAAACACCAACTCTGCTGCAAGGAAAGTCATAACCAAATGAGTCACATGCAGACTTCATAGAGAAAAGACTGCTGAACAAAAGAAGGCAAACTTACCAAAGGAGAGATCAATGTCAAAAGAAGAAGTATTCTCAAAAGGTATGGAATGATCTTCACCTGCTTGACCAGTAGGGTCTGTGCATCTAGAAGTAGCATACACCCTAGATACAGATTCCTGTATAAATGCTATGTGAAGATTAATCTGCAGAAGGGGACAAGTATATAGCATAAGGTCTGACTAGGGCTGGGAATTGGTAAAAAAAGTTACGATaccagtacccttaaagtgaAACCGATAACAATAGAGTACTTAATacccatcatgtgaatggaagcattcagatgcgtaaaatgccaccactcctctccatccaaatgattttgacacgaatacattttgaaagtgttttttaattaatgcacGAGATAAGTgtagagagccagcacaacagaccagccttctttatcagagtgttgagtaatggcaaaagttaattctgaaggactgtAAGTTAACAGCTTGAGTTAAGCAAAGAGCTTGTATTAGGCTAGgtgtagctctggttgtgtctgttttacaaaccagccacaaaaaaacaaacacaaagccagcAGTGCTGCTAATACAATGGATTGTGAGCTGACGTTTCCCTAGTAAACACACCGATCTCTTCAGCTGTTACAATCCCTCCTGCCATCACTCCACACACTGCTCCGGAGCTGGTCCAGCCCGCTGGAGAATGAGGCAAAGAAGTGCTCAGTGTGTGGGGAGGGGCAGCCCGCTGTATGTAGCTACTAGCTGTAGCTACGGTTGTAGCTGCTAGGTCAAACAACGGTACAAATTTTGTTGGAGACAACAGAGAAATGAGGGAAGCTCTGGCTGCTTTGAAACACAAGATCCAAGGTGCCCAAGTACAAGATGGAGTGACATGGAACTTGGAGCATGGAAATCCTTTACATTTTGCACAATTTGGGGCCGGAGTGTAGTGttcattatttttgcatttgtagacACTAGGGGCACTATGCACCAAACCAAGCACTTGTTGGGTGAATGGCAGGAGTAAGGGATAAAGGTAGCAGGCTTGTCAAGGTCAGGTGATGCACCAAGAAgggacatgttttttttgtttttttttaaccagagcaagagagaggcgACATGATGAACACATGCATGTTTGCTTTGGaattggaaaataaatcaaCTTTAACATGAATCGTCATTGCCCAAGTACAACCTGACTGAAATAATGCATCAGCGGCTTTTGTTGTAAGTTAGAATTTTTGGAAGAAAATCTTTTTTGACAAATAGTTACTACAATTCACGATGAAAAAAACTTGCATCATGTTTCAACACAGTCTCCAAGGTCGAGAGTAGAGAGTGTCTTCAAGGGGACGTCATGTACCAGTCGAGATCTAAGTCATTATTGGCCCATAGAAATGTAACACTGCACTATTCATTGGACAATAAGGTTGATGCTAGCCTGGATCGGCGGGTAGGATGATCTCATAGCAAAGACAGATAATGGGCAATCACAGTCATTCTCTCCTCACTCAGCCCCCCACCTTTTTAAAATCTCCTCAGATCTACTTGATTCACGTGAATGACCTGGTTGACACTAAAAACAGTGATTGTTGAAAGGCGACGAGTTTGCAGGTATGGCAGTGAAAGGTGTTTTTGTACATGAACACACCATAAATATGGAGTCCAGGTCTGTTTGATGCTGCTGGACAGGCTGATCACTGGGAATCTTTGAGTTCTTCTGCTGATCTCTGTGGAGAAAACATCAAGTATAAAGACATTTAATTACTCATATCGGCACAGAGCTATTAAAGGTGTTCTgtcataatcagaatcagaaatactttattgatccccgaggggaaactctcttgttacagctgctcactatcacgtcaatgcacacaggaagagaagcactaagcaaatcaaaatataatacactataatacaggtgagACTCTACATAACCAATGCTGCTCTGATTGGATGTTATGGTTTAGATATAGAAaccaaaataatattataaagtgttgGACCAAGACTTGATACATCTTCTCAGATGACATGCACAGTAAGATATAATCTTTAAAATTCTTACCTTGGATAAGCAGATTGTCCATCTTTAAAAAGAAGAGGGGATTCCTTGGACTGGTCACTCCTCACTGATACACAGCTGTGTTCAGGAGAGTCCAGTTTCTGCTGCTTGATTCTGATACAAAGAAAATGagttaaacattaaatatgcatGTTGAATAAGCAGATGGTAACAAGATTAATTTACATTCCAGGACCAGATGGAACATAAAAAGGAAGTTGATGAGCAACTTTctcttaaaaatatattatggTAGATATGATATTATAGTTTAACTGTGAAGCTGTGGCATGATCTTAAAAAGGCAGtccatgcttgaaaaccctccaatgtggctgaattacaacaattctgcaaagatgagatgagatgatgtcaaaactcctccacagcgctgtaaaagactcatcgcaagttatcgcaaacgcttgattgcagttgttgctgctaagggtggcccaaccagttattaggtttagggggcaatcactatttcacacagggccatgtaggtttggattttgttttcccttaataataacaaccttcatttaaaaactgcattttgtgtttacttgtgttatctttgacatatatttaaatttgtttgatgatctgaaacatttaagtgtgacaaacatgcaaaaaaaaaaagaaatcaggaagggggcaaacactttttcacaccactgtatgtgtgtgtgcatgagatgaCGAGTACGTAAAACTTAATGGGGGGGGCCCTGGTGAGATCAGTGTTCACAAGCCTCATGGCCTGAGGAAAGGAACTTGGTCTCAGACTTTCTGTTTTGGCTGTGTGACTGCGAGGCGCTTGCCTTACCGCAACAGCGGTTGTTGGGGTGGTGAGGATCTTTCATGATCCTACAGGCTCTGGCTCAGCCGAACGCACGGCTcactgcagagccctcctgtgCTGAGTTGTTGCCAAACCAGGCAGTGATGTTTACTATCAGGATGCTCTCTACAGCTCCAGAATATAAGGATTTAAGGATCCTCAGAGAGACTTTtaattctgtgtttctgtgcttaGGGTGAGGAAGTTGGAGGTATGTCTACCCACCCTGACCACCTGGGGCCTGGCAGTCAGGAAGTCCAAGATCCAGGCAAACCGGGGGGTGCTCAGTCCCAGTTCAATCAGCTTAGCAGCAAGTCTGTTGGGACTACGGTATTGAAAGCTGTCAAGATGAGAGAGAGTGGTGTGCAGAACCTGGGAGACCAGTATGCAAACTGCAGCGGGTCCATGGTACGATGGAGTCGAATCAACTATATTGAAGAAAGTGAGGATCAGAAACCACCACTGGTCCAAACTGCAGAATATCCGGAGGAAAAAAAACTCATCACCTGCAAATCTGCAAAAGTGTCTGCAAGTGCGGCGAGGTACAGACATTAGGAGTGTAAACTGTGATGTCACTGCTGAAACAGTCCTACAACAGACTATGAAGCTCTGGACCAAGATGGGATTCCTCTCAGGAGAGTCAGATAATAACAAAGTTCAGTTTTAAATTCTTGCCTTCCATCAGatttattataaagagtttggtCTAGACCTagtctataggaaaagtgcaatgagataacttctgttatgaattggcgcaatataaataaaaatggaattgAATTAAAGTTAACAAGGCGACTACTGGACCAGTCATTCTTCATGGACACGCAGCTGGGTTCAGGagagtctggtctctgctgcGGCATCCtgatacaaacaaacaattgaCTAATAAAAGTTTGAAcctgaaaaaatattaattttgaccttttttttcaaatttaa contains:
- the LOC122879614 gene encoding NACHT, LRR and PYD domains-containing protein 12-like isoform X1; its protein translation is MDQSEGREEGVPPSKTTLCGEHEAQSPEQQQQRPDSPEPGPGPGPGRSCVSMKSARSMTPPPDFKSHDCETEIKQQKLDSPEHSCVSVRSDQSKESPLLFKDGQSAYPRDQQKNSKIPSDQPVQQHQTDLDSIFMLLEENIVTFVKSELKRVQKVLSPDYPECLESQREDDEVLDGEDKEQRRRSREAFLKITLHFLRRMNQEKLADCLQSGTHAAVCQRKLRSNLKKKFQCVFEGIPKAGNPTPLNQIYTELYITEGGTGEVNHEHEVRQIETACRKSDRPETTIKKEDIFKPSPGRDEPVRTVMTKGVAGIGKTVLTQKFTLDWAEDKANQDIHFTFPFTFRELNVLKEEKYSLVELVHHFFTETKEAGICRFEEFQVVFIFDGLDECRLPLDFQRNEILTDVTKSTSVDVLLTNLIRGKLLPSARLWITTRPAAANQIPPECVDMVTEVRGFTDLQKEDYFRQRFRDEEQASRIISHIKTSRSLHIMCHIPVFCWITATVLEEVLKTREGGELPKTLTEMYIHFLVVQSKLKNIKYDGGAETDPQWNEKSRKMIESLGKLAFEQLQKGNLIFYESDLTECGIDIRAASLYSGVFTQIFKEERGLYQDKVFCFVHLSVQEFLAALHVHLTFVNSGVNLMAEEQTTSWWSEVFGGKSTHFYESAVDMALQSPNGHLDLFLRFLLGLSLETNQSLLRGLLTQIESSSQTKKKTCQYIKKKISENLSAEKSINLFHCLNELNDRSLVEEIQHYLNSGSLSTDKLSPTQWSALVFILLSSEKDLDVFDLNKYSASEEALLKLLSVVQDSNKALLSGCNLSQRSCGALSSVLSSQPSSLRELDLSNNNLQDSGWKLLSAGLKSPHCTLAILRLSGCNLSERSCEALSSVLSSNSSLRELDLSNNDLQDAGVKLLSAGLGSPHCRLDTLRLIGCKLSERSSEALSSVFSFKPSSLRELDLSNNNLQDSGVRLLSSGLQSLHCRLAILRLSGCKLSERSSEALSSVLSFQSSSLRELDLSNNCLQDSGMELLSAGLKSPYCTLEILRLIGCKLSERSCEALSSVFSFKPSSLRELDLSNNNLQDSGVRLLSSGLQSLHCRLDILRLSGCKLSQRSCEALSSVLSSQSSSLRELDLSNNGLQDSGMELLSAGLESPYCTLEILRLIGCKLSQRSCEALSSVFSFKPSSLRELDLSNNNLQDSGVRLLSSGLQSLHCRLDILRLTGCKLSKGSCEALSSVFSFQSSSLKELDLSNNDLQDSGVKLLSAGLESPHCTLETLSLSLCRVTEKGCASLASALSSNPSHLRELDLSYNHPGDSGVKLLSAGLEDPQWRLDTLRMDHGGQQRLKPGVRKYACELELDTNTPNGELRLSDNNRKATCVDEDQSYPHHPDRFDWPQLMCTNGLTGRCYWEVEYRGRVEIAVTYRGIGRRGDSKDCLFGKNDQSWSLSCSDGRYSVWHNNTRKSIFPLLKSLPIILIFLYLLLKLPQLLLLLPLLLFHHDCPSFSFSCSFFYSFFSFLFSFLLSSSSSTDSHRVAVYVDCPAGTLSFYRLCFGRLIHLHTFNTTFTEPLYPGFRFWSPGSSVSLCPL
- the LOC122879614 gene encoding NACHT, LRR and PYD domains-containing protein 12-like isoform X4, which encodes MDQSEGREEGVPPSKTTLCGEHEAQSPEQQQQRPDSPEPGPGPGPGRSCVSMKSARSMTPPPDFKSHDCETEIKQQKLDSPEHSCVSVRSDQSKESPLLFKDGQSAYPRDQQKNSKIPSDQPVQQHQTDLDSIFMLLEENIVTFVKSELKRVQKVLSPDYPECLESQREDDEVLDGEDKEQRRRSREAFLKITLHFLRRMNQEKLADCLQSGTHAAVCQRKLRSNLKKKFQCVFEGIPKAGNPTPLNQIYTELYITEGGTGEVNHEHEVRQIETACRKSDRPETTIKKEDIFKPSPGRDEPVRTVMTKGVAGIGKTVLTQKFTLDWAEDKANQDIHFTFPFTFRELNVLKEEKYSLVELVHHFFTETKEAGICRFEEFQVVFIFDGLDECRLPLDFQRNEILTDVTKSTSVDVLLTNLIRGKLLPSARLWITTRPAAANQIPPECVDMVTEVRGFTDLQKEDYFRQRFRDEEQASRIISHIKTSRSLHIMCHIPVFCWITATVLEEVLKTREGGELPKTLTEMYIHFLVVQSKLKNIKYDGGAETDPQWNEKSRKMIESLGKLAFEQLQKGNLIFYESDLTECGIDIRAASLYSGVFTQIFKEERGLYQDKVFCFVHLSVQEFLAALHVHLTFVNSGVNLMAEEQTTSWWSEVFGGKSTHFYESAVDMALQSPNGHLDLFLRFLLGLSLETNQSLLRGLLTQIESSSQTKKKTCQYIKKKISENLSAEKSINLFHCLNELNDRSLVEEIQHYLNSGSLSTDKLSPTQWSALVFILLSSEKDLDVFDLNKYSASEEALLKLLSVVQDSNKALLSGCNLSQRSCGALSSVLSSQPSSLRELDLSNNNLQDSGWKLLSAGLKSPHCTLAILRLSGCNLSERSCEALSSVLSSNSSLRELDLSNNDLQDAGVKLLSAGLGSPHCRLDTLRLIGCKLSERSCEALSSVFSFKPSSLRELDLSNNNLQDSGVRLLSSGLQSLHCRLDILRLSGCKLSQRSCEALSSVLSSQSSSLRELDLSNNGLQDSGMELLSAGLESPYCTLEILRLIGCKLSQRSCEALSSVFSFKPSSLRELDLSNNNLQDSGVRLLSSGLQSLHCRLDILRLTGCKLSKGSCEALSSVFSFQSSSLKELDLSNNDLQDSGVKLLSAGLESPHCTLETLSLSLCRVTEKGCASLASALSSNPSHLRELDLSYNHPGDSGVKLLSAGLEDPQWRLDTLRMDHGGQQRLKPGVRKYACELELDTNTPNGELRLSDNNRKATCVDEDQSYPHHPDRFDWPQLMCTNGLTGRCYWEVEYRGRVEIAVTYRGIGRRGDSKDCLFGKNDQSWSLSCSDGRYSVWHNNTRKSIFPLLKSLPIILIFLYLLLKLPQLLLLLPLLLFHHDCPSFSFSCSFFYSFFSFLFSFLLSSSSSTDSHRVAVYVDCPAGTLSFYRLCFGRLIHLHTFNTTFTEPLYPGFRFWSPGSSVSLCPL